In Terriglobus aquaticus, the genomic window GTGGCGCGATCGCGCAGGTCGGCTTCGAACGCCTCGAAGCTGTCGAACTCGCCCAACTGCTTGGCGAACTCCGCATCGCGCTCCGGCAGCACCTTTTTCTTGATGGCGCTGACCTTCACTTCGTAGTTCACGGTCTGCCCGGCAAGGCGCAGATCGCCGAAATCCTTGGGATACTCGACTTCGATCTCGAACTCCTGGCCGACCTTCTTGCCACGCAGCGCTTCGTTGAAGGCGGGCAGCGTGTTTGCGCCGCCGATCTCCACCAGCACGTCCTCGCCCTGAACGTCTTCGGTGCGTTCCGCGATGCTGGGATCAGGCGTGCCGCCGTCGGTCTCACGGCGCTTGCCGGTGAACTGGATCTCCGCCCAGTCGCCGTCCTGCAGCTCACGGTCTTCCTCAACGGTCTCAATCGTGGCGTAGGACTCCAGCATGCGGTCCAGCTCAGCCTTGTACTCGGCGTCGTCCAGCGTGGTCGTCGGCTTCTCGACGCGCACGTCCTCGTAGCCCGTCACGTCAATCTGTGGAGCTACTTCGAACTCGGCGCGAAAGCGCAGCGGCTGGCCGTCAAACAGGTTCAGCTCGGTCACCTGGGGCTGGCTGATCGGCTGCAGGTTCTGCTCTTCGACTGCGGCGCGGAAGCGGTCGTTGACCAGCGCTTCCATCACTTCCTGGCGCAGTTCGCGTGCAAAGCGATTGCGCACCGTGATCTCAGGCACCTTGCCGGGACGGAAACCGGGCAAGCGAGCCTGCTTCTGGTAGCGCTTGACGATCTTCGCGTAGGTCTTGCTGACCGCGTCGGCCGGCGCTTCGACAAAGATCTCGCGGCGCAGCTCAGGGTTCAGAGTGGGACCGTGCGAGTGGCCGGCGTGATCGTGGTCGTGCTGGTGCGTAGGCGCTTCGGTTTGCGCAGCGTTCGTTTCAGGGGCATTGTCTTGCGCCTCGGCTACGGCCGGGGTTGCGCTGGTTTCCAGGACTTCGTCTGTCAAAGTGGGAGCCTTTTCTCAGGAACTTCGCCGTGTGGTTGGCGCGGAGGTCTGATCCGCCGACGGCTCCTGTTATGGTACGAACCTTCATCCGCAGGGTCAAACCGGCGGTCGCGCCGGTTGTGGAGTGTCGCAGGCGACCGCTCGCCAGTGTGCTCCTTGCGCGTCAGTGAGCGCTGTCCGGTCCCAGCGGGCTTTTCACCGCAAGCACCTCCATCCGGAGATGCCACTGCATCGTTTGCCCGGGCCGCAGGGTCTGGTCCTGCTGCTCCGCTTCGCTGCTGCTGTCCATGCTGCTGACGCCGAGCAGAAGAGTGTGCGACGCCGGGTCGTTCACAGCGTGAACGCTGCGCAAGCTGTCCCCAAGCCCCAGGATGCGGAGGTAGAACCTGTCTCCATTCTGGAGCCGAATGTACGTTCCGTCGCTGAGATAATCGTGTCCCAGGAGCGTAAAGTGCAGGTCAAACGGAGCTTCCCCGAGTGCGTCGCCCCCCTCGGCAGCGAACTTTCCGTTCGGGCCGGTAGCGGACGATCCTGGAAGCTTGCCCGGCGCCGTGTGGGACGGCACATAGAGCCGTGCCTGGTTTCCGCCAATCGCAGAAAGCGCGAATCGCGGGTTCCACTCAAAGGCGACAAATCGGCCTTCCTCGGAGTGGTTGGTCGCGCGTGCGACCATGTCGATCTGCCGTCCCGAAAGCGTAATCTCCACCGTCGCGGAGACACCGCTCCGGCTGTTCGAAGATCCAAAGTTTCCCGCAGCCTGCCCACCGTCTACCAGAGTCTGATTCTTGGCGTCAGTCGCAGGGCTCAGCCCGATCAGGTCTTCGTCCCCAGCCGGCTTCTCCCGCAGATGGTGAGTGCTGATCCTCAGATGGAACGGTGCGCTCGTCACCCGGTCGGGCGGCATCTGGGCGGCGTCGCTCACTGGAACCGACGCCAGCAGATCCTGCACGGATTGCTCCGGCACGGCCAGCGATGCCTGTAGCAGTTGCATACCGATGCCCGGAAGTACAGTGGCGCTCACGAACTCCGGTTCTGCATCGTTCACCAGGGCCACCCGCGACAGCAGGATCGCTTCCTGCCCGCCTGGCATTGGGGCAGACGTCGTCTGCGGTATCTCTGGCGTGGTGAGCTGGTGGAACTTGGCCCGCTGATGCGCATGCCAGAGCAGGCCGAAGCCGAGCAGAAGCAGAGCGATCACCATCGCGGTTGCCCATCCCGAACGCCCAAAGGTCCAGGACCGGTGCGCACGGTGGCCGTCGTTTCCTCGCCTTCGGATGGGTCCCATGCCTGTGCTCTCTGCGGCTCCGTCGGCGGCGCCAGCGACGTCCCCACAGTAGCATGGTGAGAGAATGCCAGCCCCAAGCCGCGCGTCCATCCAGCTTGCCCTGGACGTTATCGCGGGAAACATCGTCACCTGTGAACGCTGCCCTCGGTTACGGGAGTACTGCACGGCTCTCGGCCAGACGAAACGTCGGGCGTATCTGGACTGGAAGTACTGGGCGCGGCCTGTACCCGGCTTCGGAGATCCCGCTGCACGCGTGGTGATCGTGGGCCTGGCTCCGGGAGCGCATGGTGCAAACCGCACAGGGCGTCCCTTTACCGGCGACGGCGCGGGTAACTTCATGTACCCGGTCCTGTACGACACCGGATTTGCAACGCAACCGCAGGCGACCTCCGCGCAGGACGGTCTGCGGCTCCGCAACATCCGGATCGTTTCCGTCTGCCGGTGCGCTCCGCCCGCGGACAAGCCCACACCGCAGGAACAGGCCAACTGCTCTGTCCATCTTTCTTCTGAACTTGCCGTGCTCCGCCGCGTCCGCGTGATCGTCGCACTGGGTCGTATCGGGTTTGATGGCTACCTTCGTCATCTGCAGCGGACGGGGGTCATCGAACGGCCGTCCGTGTACAACTTCGGCCACGGCGTGGAGCACACGATGCCTAACGGGACCGTGGTGCTGTGCAGCTACCATCCCTCGCTGCGCAATACCAACACAGGGCGGCTCGATCGCGCTCAGTTCACGCGGATCTTCATGCGAGCGCGGGAGCTCGCCGGGCTCTAGCTTCAGCCTGCAGTCAACAGATCCACCTCAGTTGCAACCTGACGATTGTCCGGGGAATCACAGCAAACGGCAGCCCCGCGCTGCACGGGATCGGAGACTTGTTATGAGCGCAAAGAGCATTTGGATTGCATTCGGAATCGGGGCTGCTGCTGGTGCAGCCGTTGCTTTGCTGTACGCTCCGCAGTCGGGCGATCGCACGCGCAAGAAGCTGGGTAAGGTTTATGACAACGCGACCGACTACCTGGAAGACGCCAGCGACTACCTGAAGGACCAGGCCGAGCGCGTTGCGAAGCAGTCGAAGAAGCTGTACGGCGACAGCGTGGACTCTGCGTCCGATGCTCTTGACTCGGCGGCAGACACCTACGGTGATGTTTCCGACAAGCTCGCAGATGCGTTTAGCACGGCAAAGGACAAGGCGTCCGACTTCGGCAGCTACACTGCAGCCTACGGCAAGAAGATTCGCTCCATGGTGTAGTGCCTGAACCAGGAGCCTTAGTGTTGCTGAGCGGCACCGCGCCTGTGCTCTTAAGCATTGTTTAAGGTAGGCCTGGTTAGCATCGACGGCAGATGTATTGGAAGAATAACGAGCGATTGAGGCTCACCGTAGCAGGCTTGTCATTGCTCGCCTCCTTCGCAGGCGGGCAAACTGCCGTTTCCACAACAGCCGCGCCAGAACTGACGCTCGAACAGGCGATCGTTCGAGCAATGGCGAACGAACCAGCCTTTGCTGCGGCACGAGCCGACCGCGACGTCTCCCGCCTGGAGCGTACCAACGCAAGGACGGCAGTCCTGCCGACGGCCACGTATCACAACCAGGCGATCTATACCCAACCGAATGGAGTTCCGGCCAGCCGTATCGGCCAGGTGACCGACGCCCCTTCACCAGTTTTCATCGCCAATAACGCAGTCCGGGAGTACGCGAGCCAAGGTGTGTTCAACGAGACGCTGGGCCTTGGGCAGATCGCAGCGATCCGGCTTGCGGACGCGAACGCCGCGCGAGCAGAAGCGGAATTGGAGATTGCGCGACGAGGTCTGGTCAGCACCGTGGTGTCTCTCTACTACGGCGTGGGTGCCGGTGGCAGCAAGCTGGATATTGCCAGGGAAGCACTCGCCGAAGCGGACCACTTCGTGGAGACGACGCAGAAGCGTGAGGCGCAACGCGAGGTTGCTCACGCCGATGTGTTGAAAGCGCAGCTCACACAACAACAACGGCAGCGTGAGTTACTGGATGCTGAGGTTGCCGCACAGAAGGCACGTCTCGAACTCGCGGTTCTCCTCTACCCGGACCCATCCACGCCTTTCACGCTGACCGCTGCGGCAGCGCCCCCGATGCTGCCCGAGAGAAGCAGCGTGGAAGAGCTTGCCCGGAAAAACAACCCGGAAGTTCGCAGTGCTGCAGCGTCGCTGCTGGGCAGCCAGGCGGACACGCTCTCCTCCCAATCGGCTCTGCTGCCAGAGCTGAATCTGAACTTCACTTACGGTATCGACGCGACGAACTTCGGAGTGAACGGTCCGGACGGCATTCGGAATCTTGGCTACGCCATGAGTGCTCAAGTGGATATCCCGGTTTGGGACTGGCTTTCAACGGAGCGAAAGATCAAGATTTCCAGGATCCGGGAAAAGGCTGCGAAGGCAGTGCTTACGACGGCACAGCGGCGCGCGGTAGCGAGCTTGCAAGAGTTCTATGCAGAGGCCGCAGCTGCGAATAAGCAGCTTGCCTCTCTGGACGCCAGCGTGACCACCGCACGCGAAAGTCTCCGACTCACGGAACTGCGATACATCAACGGGGAGAGCACCGTGCTGGAAGTTGTGGACGCACAGAATACGTTGAGTTCGGCCGAGAACGCCAGGATCGACGGAAACGTTCGGTACCAGCTCGCCTTGGCAAACCTGCAGACGCTTACGGGTACCTTCTAATGCGCACACCTACCACACGCCTGTTGTCGACTGCTGGAGTTCTGGCTTTTGCCCTCCTATCCGTTTCGGGCTGCAAAAAGAAGGAACAGGAAGCGCCGGATCCGGCGGTAACTGTGCAGGTAGCCCAGCCCACGCGAGGAGATATCTCAGAAGAGATCACTGCAGACGCTCTGCTTGCACCTCTGTCTCAGGCGGCGATCTCCCCGCGCATCAGTGCACCGATTCGTGCCGAGTACGTGCAACGCGGCGCACACGTTCGCCGCGGTCAACTGCTGGTCACCCTGGAGGACCGCGATTTGCAGGGCAGCGCTCTCGATAGCAGGGGAGCAGTGCTGTCAGCGGAAGCAAACTACACCGCTATGACGCAGGCGACCGTGCCGGAAGAAGTGACCAAGGCACAGGCTGACGCGACGCAGTTGAAGACGGCTCTGGAAGTGGCTCACAGAACAACGGTGGAGCGCCAGAACCTTTTCAAGCAGGGGGCTATCTCGGGCCGAGACGTCGACACCGCTGTAGCCGCTGAAGCACAAGCAAAGGCCGCGTACGAGACAGCGCAGGTCCACGCCGTGAACGTTGCACGGACGACCCGTAAGACGGACGCACAGACGGCGCAAGGTCAACTCACGTCCGCAAAGGGGCGTCTGGTCAACGCGCAAGCGCAAGCCAGTTACGCCAACCTGCACAGCCCGATCAACGGTGTGGTGACAGACAGACCGATGTTCCCCGGCGAAACTGCGGCAGCGGGAACGCCGATCATCACCGTCATGGATACGTCATCGCTTCTGGCCAAGCTGCACTTGGCCCAGGCAGCCGCGCAGAAGCTGTCGCTGGGAAAGAAAGCTGAGGTCCACGTTCCAGGTGTGGACGACGCAGTAGAAGCCACGGTGTCTTTCATCGGTCCCGCGCTCGATCCTGGATCGACAACCGTTGAGGTCTGGCTCAAGCTTACGAACGCTGATGGACGGCTCAAGGTTGGGACTCCGGTACACGTCGTGCTTTCCGGCACCACGGTCCCATACGCATTGCAGGTGCCTGCGAAGGCCATCGTCCCGGGCAAGGAAAGTGGTTCGGCAGTAATGGTCGCGGGAGCCGATGGGGCCGCGCACCGCAAAGCTGTGACTCTCGGCATTCGTACCGCGGATGCGGTGCAGATACTCTCTGGCATTGCGCCCACCGATAACGTCATCACCGATGGCGGCTACGGTCTGGATGACGGCACCAAGATCAAGATCGGTAAGCCGGGCGATGATGACGATGCGAAATCTGGCGACGACGGCAAGGATAAGGATTGATGGCGCCGAACACGCTCTCCTCAGCGCCGAAGCCCGAAGCAGACTACTGGCTGCTGCGCTCTGTCCGTGTCGTTCTATTTGCGGCCGTGGCACTGATGCTCGCGGGCATCTACGCCTTCTACAGAACGCCCATTGCGGTTTTCCCGGAAACCAACTTTCCCCGCGTCGTCATTGGGGTCGATAACGGCGTAACCCCGATCGAACAGATGCAGGTGACCGTCACAAAGCCTATTGAGGACGCCGTGAACAGCGTTCCTGGGCTGGCGACGGTCCGTTCGACCACAAGCCGAGGCTCTGCTGAAGTCAGCCTGTTCTTCAACTGGTCGGTGGACATGTTCCGCACGCAGCAGTTGGTCGACGCGGCTTTGAGCAAGGTGCAGCAGTCTCTGCCCGCAACAGCCAAGCTGAGCACGACGCGCCTGACCTTTGCGACATTCCCGATTCTCGGCTACAGCCTTACTTCGAACCGGATGTCACAAACTGAGCTCTGGGAACTGGCAACCTACACGCTGAAGCCACCTTTGAACCGCGTCGATGGCGTGAGCACCGTAACGATCCAGGGTGGCCAGGTGCCGGAGTATCACGTGGTTCCGAACCTCGCGAAGCTTCAGGCCGCGGGCGTGACGATCCTTGACCTGACCAACGCCATCCAGAACTCCAACATCATCGACTCGCCCGGCCTGTATGAGCAGGATCATCAACTGGTGCTTGGCTTGGTTGGTGCGCAAGCGCACGACCTTCCGTCCCTGCAGCAGCTTGCCGTAAAGACCACGGCGGGTGGCGCTCCCGTGCGCGTGGGTGATGTCGCTGCTGTCGTCCCAGCAGCGATGCCGGTGTACACCGATGTACGCGCGGACGGTAGGCCAGCGGTGCTCCTGAACATCGCACGCCAGCCAAGTAGCAACACTGTCGCTGTTGCGGATGGCGTGGCTGCGGAGATCGCCCAGCTTCGCAAAGACTTGCCGAACGACGTGCGTCTGGAGCCTTTCTACGACCAGTCGCAAATCGTGCGGGAGAGCATTCGTAGCGTGCGCGACGCCATCCTTATCGGTCTGGTGCTGGCGTGCATCATTCTTCTCCTGTTTCTGAAGGACTGGCGTTCCTCGCTGATCGCTGGCCTTGTCATACCGGTCACGGTCTCTGCGACGGTGTTGGTGCTCTGGCTTATCGGGCAGAGCTTCAACCTGATGACGTTGGGAGGCCTGGCCGCGGCAATCGGCCTGGTGATTGACGACGCAATCGTCGTTGTCGAAAACATTGTGCTGCACCGTGAAGCAGGGGAGTCACGCACCGCTGCAGTGGCAAAAGCTCTGCATGAGATATCGCGACCGCTCATCGGCTCCACGATCACACCGGTGGTCGTCTTCCTTCCGCTGATCGCCGTCACAGGTGTGACGGGCAGCTTCTTTCGCGCGCTTGCCGTGACGATGACCGCAGCGTTGCTCACCTCTCTTCTGCTCGCAGTGACGTTTACACCGGGACTCGCCCTGCTGCTGCTTGGCGAGAGCCGCGGCGCAGAAGGTTCGAAGGCGAGCGCACATAGTGACGGAGGCCGTGTGCTCGGCCGGATTCACGCGTGGCACCGAAGCGCGCTCCAGTGGTCGTTGACACGGCCGCTTTGGCTGGCTTTGCTTTGCCTCCTCCTGGCCGTAGGCACCTTCTTCACGTATCGAAGTCTCGGCTCCGACCTTCTGCCAGAGATGGACGAGGGTGGTTTCATCCTGGACTATGTCATGCCAGCCGGAAGCTCGCTGGCCTCCACCGGCGCAGTGCTCGACCATGTCGAAAAGATCCTGAAGAGGACGCCGGAGGTGGAAAGCACCAGCCGCCGTACTGGTCTGCAGATGGGCTTTGCGGCCGTGACTGAGGCCAATACGGGTGACATCAGCGTCCGCTTAAAAGACAACCGCAGCCGCGGCATCGACGAGGTGATCGCGGACGTCCGCGCAAAGATCAAGAGGACCGAACCGGAACTGGACGTCGAGTTTACGCAGGTGTTGCAGGACAACATCGGCGACCTGTCGAACGCGCCAGAGCCGATTCAGATCAAGCTTTTCGCTACGGATCCCGCGCTGCTGGCTGACTTGGGTCCACGCGTTGGAACAGAGATCGGTAAGGTGCCGGGCGTGGTCGACGTAGAGAACGGCGTCGACAATACCATCAGCGGTCCCGCTACGTCGTTCCAGGTTGATCCACAACTTGCCGCCCGCCTGGGCTTTACACCCACAGAAATCGCGGAGGACGCGACCTCCATCCTCGATGGCGTCACGGTCAACGATCCGTTGATCGCGAACGGCCGTCCCTACACGATCCGCGTGCGGCTGGGCCCCGAGACGAGGCAGAACCTGGAGACCATTCGCAACACGGTCTTCAACTCCAGCACAGGTCGCACAGCTTCGCTGGAATCGCTCAGCAACATCACCGAGCTTCCCCCACAGAATGAGATTCGCCGTGAGAATCTTCAGCGGCTGGTCACGGTCACGGCTCGGCTGGAAGGAACGGATCTTGGATCGGCGGTGAAGCAGGTCCAGGCCCGCGTGCAGGCAATGCACCTGCCGCCGAACGTACGTGTGGAGTATGGCGGCACGTACCAGGAACAGCAGAAGTCGTTTTCGGAACTCCTGCGGGTGCTGCTCCTCGCGCTCATCCTGGTGTTCGGTGTTCTGCTTGCGGAGTTTCGGAACTTTGCGGCTCCGCTCGCCATCCTGGCTTCTTCCGTGCTTTCCATTGCCGGCGTCGTCGCTGCTCTCTTGCTTACAGGAACGACGTTCAACGTGGCCTCGTTCATGGGCCTCATTATGGTCATCGGCATCGTCGCGAAAAACGGCATTTTGCTGCTGGATGCCGATGAGCGTTTTCGTGCAGAAGGTGCAGATGCTCGGCAAGCCATGACCATGGCGGCGGAGCGGCGCCTCCGACCAATCCTGATGACCGCGCTCGCGGCCGTCACCGGCATGCTGCCGCTGGCTCTCGCATTGGGGGCCGGCTCACAAATGCTCCAGCCCTTGGCGATCGCGGTTATAGGCGGACTGACCATATCGATGCTGCTCAGCCTGGTAGTCACCCCCGCAATCTACTTCTTCCTTACGCGGAATCACGAGCCTTCCGCCGCGCGAGCCTGACCCAAACAGAAGCGCCCGCCTATGGCGGGCGCTTCTTCGTTCGTAATCGCTTACTTGCGTCCGATGACGAGCACCTGAAAGGTGTCGGGTAGGATCGCCGGTCTAGGCCTTGGGTTGGCAGCGGTTGCGGCTGGTCTTGCGCCCATTTCGGCAGACACGACATAGGCACGATCGGCTGCCTCGTCATACGCCATGGTGCGTGCGCCCTTCATGGTGGGCAGGGATTCGATCGTCTTGAACCCTGAGCTCGTGTCCACCACTGTCAGCACGCCGTCGCCGGAGGACGCGAAAGCAAGCTGGTGCTTCGGGTCAAACGCTGCCGCGTCCGGTCCATCCCCAATAGCGGCGGTGCCAACCTGCTTGCCGGTCTTCGTATCTACCACCGCCATCTTCTTCTCATCACAGACCGCAAACAGTTGGCTGTGAGCGCGGTCGATCGCAAGACCCGATGGAGATTCGCAGTTGCTCAGCTTCCAGGTCGCGGTGAGCGCCTTCGTCCGGCTATCCAGTGCCACGATGCTGTTCTTGTCTTCAATGTTGGCGAAGACATGGCCCTGTCCGTCCGGCTGTGGAAACTCGGGTTTGCCCGGTAGAGCGATCGTCGCGATCACACTGCGACTGGCCGTGTCGATCACCGTCACGTTGTTGCTTCGGCCATTGAAAGCCCAGACGGTCTTAGTCACCGGCTCAAAGGTGATCCCGTCTGGATTGGTTCCGGCGGGAATGGTTGCGACCGTCGCCAGGGTCTTGCGGTCGAACACCACGACTGCGTTGGCACCACCGTCGCTGATGTAGCCAAACTGCCCCGCGTCATCCAGAGCGACACCGTGCGTGCCTTTCAGACCCGAGATTGCGCCGACAGCAGCGCCCGTCTGAGTATCCAGCACCTCGACTCTCGAGTTATGCGTCACGTATAGCCGGTGCGCTGCGGAGTCCGCGAGCAGGTAGTCCCATCCGCCCGTACCGCCAATCTTCCAGTGGTCGAGTACCTGGTAGGGTTGTTGCGCGGGAGCGCTTTGCAGCCCGAACGCCACGGCAACAGCAAGGGAGCCAAATCGAAGTCGGTTCATGGTTTCCTCAGGCTCCGAGGGGAGCGGAAACTAGTATCCGGCCGTCACCTTAAGCGGTTATGAAGGTCACGTGCATCGTCGTTCCCACGCCCGGTGTACTTTCCACTCGGATGCTGCCCCCCGCCGATTCCACAATGGACTTCGCGATAGCAAGGCCCAATCCCGTGCCTCCTGTCTCCCGGGAGCGCGATCGATCCTCCCGGTAGAAACGCTCGAAGACGTAGGGAAGAGCCTCCGGTGATATCCCGGAGCCACCATCGGCCACACTCAACTGGACTGATTGAGCAGTGCTTTGAACGACCGAGATAACAATCCCAGGCGATGTTGCTGTGCTGTGTTGAAGTGCATTCATCAGCAGGTTGGAAAGGAGCGTCTCTGCCGCATCCTGGCGCATGCGAACACGCGTGCCCGACTTAGCCACCACCTCTACAGTCACCTGCCGTTGATCCGCTACGGGCTTCACCAACTGCACCACACGGGTCACGGCGTCTGCGAGATCGATGGTGGGAAGATCAGGCTCCCGAGCTTCCTCAACGCGCGCTAATTCGAGCATCTGCGCGATCAGAGTCTCCAGCCTTTCCACGTCATCCACCACTTCTTTGAGCCCCGCCTCATACTCCATTTCGGACCGGCGCCTCAGTAGCAACAACTGCGCCGACGAGCGGATGACCGCTACTGCGGTCTTAAGCTCATGTGCGGCATCACTGACGAATTGATGTTCCCGTGCAAACGAAGCGCGAACTCGGCCGATGGAATCGTTGAGGACCTGTGTGAGCGGACGAAGTTCGCTGAGCTCCATTGCAGAGGCCGGCGGATCGAAGGGAAAGGCCGGCGCATGGATCTCGCCTGCGGCGGAAGCGAGGTCTGCCAGTGGCCGCAACGTTCGACGAAGCAGCGGCGGAAGCGCAAACGCCATAGCTCCGGTCGCAAGCAGGATCGTCACGATATAGAAGCTCGTGGCCTCAAACACCTCGTGACGCAGATGCCCTTCCGGCACGGCATAGACCAGCGTTACGGGACGGCGCAGACCCACCCCACCGTATTCGGCGCGATCGATCACGCGAACGGCATCTCGCTGGAAGACACGGTATTTCTCATGCTGCAAGCTAACCTCTCTAAAGCCTGCTTCTTCGCGCACGATGAGTGTGGGCGGAGCGCCCGGAGAGGAGCCCAGCAACCGGCCACCCTGGTTGTAGACCGCGAATATGTCGCGCGGAGGAAGCTTCAGCTCCGCTGGATCGATTGTCACGCTGGCGTCCACGTCCTCCGCGTCCTGTACGGCGCCCAACAGGGAATCGGCCCTGCCTTCGACCTGGACGTCAAGGGCGTGCACGCGCGTGTGGAACTCGTGCAGGAGAGCAGCAGAAGACAACACGGCCGCGCACAGCAGTTGGGCAGCAATCGCCGCAACTACAGCTCGCTTGATAAGGGAATTGCCCTTCAAGGAGCCTCCGCCAATCGATACCCCCGGCCACGGAGGGTTTGCAGCAAATCCACGTTGGCAGCAATGCGTAGCTTCTTGCGCAGATTGGAGACGTGCGCTTCCACGACGTTGGAATGGTGCTCCCAGGTGAAGTCATAGAGGTGTTCCAGCAACTCACGCTTTGAGATCACAGCGCGCGGCCGAAACATTAGGTATTCAAGAATGCGGTACTCCGTAGGCGACAGATCGACTCGGCTCCCATTGACCTGGACGGTCTGTTCGCTCGTATGGAGCTGCACTACACCAAAACGCAGGGCTGGTTCACTGGCGCCCTTACCGCGTCGGATCAGCGCACCCGCGCGGGCGATCAGCTCCCCAAGATCGAAGGGCTTGGTCATGTAATCATCGGCACCGAGATTGAGCAGATCGATGGTCTTGCCCACCTCTGTCCTCGCGGTTAGGACCAGGATCGGGCTGGTATGACGCGCCGCCCGCATCCGGCGTACGACCTCGTCTCCACTTACCTTCGGGATCATCAGGTCCAGAACGACCAGGTCGTACAGGTTCGAGCCGCATAGCTGCACTGCATCGGCTCCGTCGTGCGCAACATCCACGGCATAGCCTGGACCTTCCCGCAAAGCTCGTGCAACATTCTCTGCCAGTCGAACCTCGTCATCGACAACCAGGACCCGCATATCGCCTCCACCACTATTCTCCCCCGCTTCGCACAAATGCCGAAGCGATTCAGCGAAGCGTCCGCAAGGTCTGTGCAGTTGTGAAAAGAACCGGGCGCTCGCTTTCGCAGAGCGCCCGTGGGCCGTACTGTGTTCCGTTCGTGTGAGTGACGCTACACGAGGCTGAGTGCGGAGCCTTCTACCTGCTCGTCACCTTCCTGCGAAACAGGACGGTAGAAGAGCTGATCGGGTCCCAGATAGACCTCAAGGAATGCCGGCCGCTGGGTGATGCTGCCAGCAATCAACGCCTCGGAGAGCGGGTCTTCCACATAGCGCTGCAAGGCGCGGCGCAGAGGACGGGCACCGTAGCTGCGGTCCGTCAGCGTCTTGTCGAGAATCCATTTCTTGGCCTCATCGTTCACGCTGATCGTGATCGCCTTGTGCACCAGGTTCGCGTTCAACTGCTGGACCAGGAGTTCAAGGATCTGCATCAGGTCGCTGTCCGACAAGGCAGTGAAGACAATGATCTCGTCCAGACGATTGATGAACTCGGGGTTGAAGGCCTTCTTGACCTCACCCTTCACCATCTCTTCCATCTTGTCCGCGACCACCTCGTCCTTGCTGGACTGGAAGCCGAGACCTTCACGCTTCATCAGGTGCTTGGCGCCAA contains:
- a CDS encoding efflux RND transporter permease subunit encodes the protein MAPNTLSSAPKPEADYWLLRSVRVVLFAAVALMLAGIYAFYRTPIAVFPETNFPRVVIGVDNGVTPIEQMQVTVTKPIEDAVNSVPGLATVRSTTSRGSAEVSLFFNWSVDMFRTQQLVDAALSKVQQSLPATAKLSTTRLTFATFPILGYSLTSNRMSQTELWELATYTLKPPLNRVDGVSTVTIQGGQVPEYHVVPNLAKLQAAGVTILDLTNAIQNSNIIDSPGLYEQDHQLVLGLVGAQAHDLPSLQQLAVKTTAGGAPVRVGDVAAVVPAAMPVYTDVRADGRPAVLLNIARQPSSNTVAVADGVAAEIAQLRKDLPNDVRLEPFYDQSQIVRESIRSVRDAILIGLVLACIILLLFLKDWRSSLIAGLVIPVTVSATVLVLWLIGQSFNLMTLGGLAAAIGLVIDDAIVVVENIVLHREAGESRTAAVAKALHEISRPLIGSTITPVVVFLPLIAVTGVTGSFFRALAVTMTAALLTSLLLAVTFTPGLALLLLGESRGAEGSKASAHSDGGRVLGRIHAWHRSALQWSLTRPLWLALLCLLLAVGTFFTYRSLGSDLLPEMDEGGFILDYVMPAGSSLASTGAVLDHVEKILKRTPEVESTSRRTGLQMGFAAVTEANTGDISVRLKDNRSRGIDEVIADVRAKIKRTEPELDVEFTQVLQDNIGDLSNAPEPIQIKLFATDPALLADLGPRVGTEIGKVPGVVDVENGVDNTISGPATSFQVDPQLAARLGFTPTEIAEDATSILDGVTVNDPLIANGRPYTIRVRLGPETRQNLETIRNTVFNSSTGRTASLESLSNITELPPQNEIRRENLQRLVTVTARLEGTDLGSAVKQVQARVQAMHLPPNVRVEYGGTYQEQQKSFSELLRVLLLALILVFGVLLAEFRNFAAPLAILASSVLSIAGVVAALLLTGTTFNVASFMGLIMVIGIVAKNGILLLDADERFRAEGADARQAMTMAAERRLRPILMTALAAVTGMLPLALALGAGSQMLQPLAIAVIGGLTISMLLSLVVTPAIYFFLTRNHEPSAARA
- a CDS encoding YncE family protein is translated as MNRLRFGSLAVAVAFGLQSAPAQQPYQVLDHWKIGGTGGWDYLLADSAAHRLYVTHNSRVEVLDTQTGAAVGAISGLKGTHGVALDDAGQFGYISDGGANAVVVFDRKTLATVATIPAGTNPDGITFEPVTKTVWAFNGRSNNVTVIDTASRSVIATIALPGKPEFPQPDGQGHVFANIEDKNSIVALDSRTKALTATWKLSNCESPSGLAIDRAHSQLFAVCDEKKMAVVDTKTGKQVGTAAIGDGPDAAAFDPKHQLAFASSGDGVLTVVDTSSGFKTIESLPTMKGARTMAYDEAADRAYVVSAEMGARPAATAANPRPRPAILPDTFQVLVIGRK
- a CDS encoding sensor histidine kinase encodes the protein MKGNSLIKRAVVAAIAAQLLCAAVLSSAALLHEFHTRVHALDVQVEGRADSLLGAVQDAEDVDASVTIDPAELKLPPRDIFAVYNQGGRLLGSSPGAPPTLIVREEAGFREVSLQHEKYRVFQRDAVRVIDRAEYGGVGLRRPVTLVYAVPEGHLRHEVFEATSFYIVTILLATGAMAFALPPLLRRTLRPLADLASAAGEIHAPAFPFDPPASAMELSELRPLTQVLNDSIGRVRASFAREHQFVSDAAHELKTAVAVIRSSAQLLLLRRRSEMEYEAGLKEVVDDVERLETLIAQMLELARVEEAREPDLPTIDLADAVTRVVQLVKPVADQRQVTVEVVAKSGTRVRMRQDAAETLLSNLLMNALQHSTATSPGIVISVVQSTAQSVQLSVADGGSGISPEALPYVFERFYREDRSRSRETGGTGLGLAIAKSIVESAGGSIRVESTPGVGTTMHVTFITA
- a CDS encoding response regulator transcription factor, whose amino-acid sequence is MRVLVVDDEVRLAENVARALREGPGYAVDVAHDGADAVQLCGSNLYDLVVLDLMIPKVSGDEVVRRMRAARHTSPILVLTARTEVGKTIDLLNLGADDYMTKPFDLGELIARAGALIRRGKGASEPALRFGVVQLHTSEQTVQVNGSRVDLSPTEYRILEYLMFRPRAVISKRELLEHLYDFTWEHHSNVVEAHVSNLRKKLRIAANVDLLQTLRGRGYRLAEAP